In Myxococcus guangdongensis, one genomic interval encodes:
- a CDS encoding glycosyltransferase, protein MSAPLTGAGLRVLHLGKFYPPASGGIESHVQTLARAQAAQGARVEVLCANHSRDSGNTSHEFHGKSPTHEEWDGLVRVVRLGRRASVARMDVLPELPGTLRRMLAQGVDVVHLHTPNPTMLLALDMVPRLPAVFVTHHSDVIRQKVAGALFRPLELLLYARALRIFSDSEAYIEGSTLLKMFRSKVRALPLGIDVEPYLAPSVEALQAEARWRQDFEGTPLWLMVGRLVYYKGLFTALEALAKAPGRLVVVGVGPLEAEGRVRAKALGVESRVTWAGYLPPASLMGAYRAATALWFPSNARSEAYGLSQAEAMASGLPVLNTAIPHSGVAWVSRHEETGLTVPVGDADALARAARRLVEEPGLAERLGRGARERAEAELRHDVMATRSLRLYAEALGRPVPEMAGDASEVPALTGTGRA, encoded by the coding sequence GTGAGCGCGCCGCTGACGGGAGCGGGCCTCCGGGTGTTGCACCTGGGCAAGTTCTATCCGCCGGCGTCCGGCGGCATCGAGAGCCATGTCCAGACGCTGGCGCGCGCGCAGGCGGCGCAGGGCGCGCGGGTGGAGGTGCTGTGCGCCAATCACTCGCGCGACTCGGGGAACACCAGCCACGAGTTCCACGGGAAGAGCCCCACGCATGAGGAGTGGGACGGGCTGGTGCGGGTGGTGAGGTTGGGGCGGCGCGCGTCGGTGGCGCGCATGGACGTGCTGCCGGAGCTGCCCGGGACGCTGCGGCGGATGCTCGCCCAGGGCGTGGACGTGGTGCACCTGCACACGCCGAACCCGACGATGCTCCTGGCGCTGGACATGGTGCCCCGGCTGCCGGCCGTCTTCGTCACGCATCACAGCGACGTCATCCGGCAGAAGGTCGCGGGCGCGCTCTTCCGGCCGCTGGAGCTCTTGCTCTATGCGCGCGCGCTGCGAATCTTCTCGGACAGCGAGGCGTACATCGAGGGCTCCACGCTGCTGAAGATGTTCCGGAGCAAGGTGCGGGCGTTGCCGCTCGGCATCGATGTGGAGCCCTACCTGGCGCCGTCGGTGGAGGCGCTCCAGGCCGAGGCGCGCTGGCGTCAGGACTTCGAGGGGACGCCGCTGTGGCTGATGGTGGGGCGGCTCGTCTACTACAAGGGTTTGTTCACCGCGCTGGAGGCCCTGGCGAAGGCGCCGGGGCGGCTGGTGGTGGTGGGCGTGGGGCCGTTGGAGGCGGAGGGGCGTGTTCGCGCGAAGGCGCTCGGCGTGGAGTCCCGCGTGACGTGGGCGGGCTATCTGCCGCCGGCCTCGCTCATGGGGGCCTATCGCGCGGCCACGGCGCTCTGGTTCCCGAGCAACGCGCGCAGCGAAGCCTACGGTCTGTCGCAGGCGGAGGCGATGGCCAGCGGCCTGCCCGTGCTGAACACGGCGATTCCGCACTCGGGCGTCGCGTGGGTGAGCCGTCACGAGGAGACGGGGCTGACGGTGCCGGTGGGTGACGCGGACGCGCTGGCGCGCGCGGCGCGGAGGCTCGTGGAGGAGCCCGGGCTCGCGGAGCGGCTGGGCCGTGGAGCGCGCGAGCGCGCGGAGGCGGAGCTGCGGCACGATGTCATGGCGACGCGCAGCCTGAGGCTCTACGCGGAGGCGCTGGGTCGTCCCGTGCCCGAGATGGCGGGGGATGCGAGCGAGGTCCCCGCGCTCACCGGTACGGGGAGGGCCTGA
- a CDS encoding glycosyltransferase family 4 protein, whose translation MRLLFLNPVGIVGGAERALLDLMSCLRELDAGLSLHLFSGTEGPLLEQAHRLGVDARCLPLPARLSSLGDSALRGRNLGDTLRFASKLLPVPALLASHGHVLRREVARLRPDLIHSNGIKSHLLSAFTAGLPLRRVWHVHDFLGERPLVRRAMGALAPLASAAIANSRAVGDDTREVLPRVPVQVVYNGVDVNRFAPDTGDTADLDALAGLPPAPAGTSRVGLVATYARWKGQDLFLEAAEALTRVEPSLPVRFYVVGSPLYQTAGSQFSEDELRRLIEQRKLTGRVGLVPFQPDSAPVYRALDVFVHASTRREPFGLTIAEALACARPAIVSRVSGAAEALTDGVDALTLAPNDAHALAEALRRLLTDAPLRARLGTAARSTAVERFSRQRYAREILSVYRALLSGQPLSRAG comes from the coding sequence GTGCGCCTCCTCTTCCTCAATCCTGTAGGTATTGTCGGCGGCGCCGAGCGCGCGTTGCTCGATTTGATGTCCTGCCTGCGCGAGTTGGATGCGGGACTGTCGCTCCACCTGTTCTCGGGGACAGAAGGACCGCTGCTGGAGCAGGCCCATCGACTGGGCGTGGACGCGCGCTGCCTGCCGCTCCCCGCGCGCCTGTCGAGCCTGGGGGACAGCGCCCTGCGGGGGCGAAACCTGGGCGATACGCTGCGCTTCGCGAGCAAGCTGCTCCCCGTGCCCGCCCTGCTCGCGAGCCACGGACACGTGCTTCGACGCGAAGTCGCGCGCCTGCGTCCGGACCTCATCCACTCCAACGGCATCAAGTCCCACCTGCTGAGTGCGTTCACCGCGGGACTGCCGCTCCGGCGCGTCTGGCACGTCCACGACTTCCTCGGCGAGCGTCCCCTGGTGCGACGCGCGATGGGCGCACTCGCGCCGCTGGCCTCGGCGGCCATCGCCAACTCGCGCGCCGTGGGAGACGACACCCGGGAGGTGCTCCCCAGGGTCCCCGTGCAGGTCGTCTACAACGGCGTGGACGTGAACCGCTTCGCGCCGGACACGGGCGACACCGCCGACCTGGACGCGCTGGCGGGCCTGCCTCCCGCCCCAGCGGGGACGTCGCGCGTGGGACTGGTGGCCACCTATGCGCGTTGGAAGGGACAAGACCTCTTCCTGGAGGCCGCCGAGGCGCTGACGCGCGTGGAGCCGTCGCTGCCCGTGCGCTTCTATGTCGTCGGCTCGCCGCTGTACCAGACCGCGGGCTCGCAGTTCTCCGAGGACGAGCTGCGTCGCCTCATCGAGCAGCGCAAGCTCACCGGACGCGTCGGGCTCGTGCCCTTCCAGCCCGACTCCGCGCCCGTCTACCGCGCGCTGGACGTCTTCGTGCACGCCAGCACGCGGCGCGAGCCCTTCGGTCTCACCATCGCGGAGGCCCTCGCCTGTGCCCGCCCCGCCATCGTCTCGCGCGTGAGCGGCGCGGCCGAGGCCCTCACCGATGGCGTGGACGCGCTCACGCTGGCGCCGAACGATGCCCATGCCCTGGCGGAGGCGCTGCGTCGACTGCTGACGGATGCGCCCCTGCGTGCCCGGTTGGGCACCGCGGCCCGGAGTACCGCCGTGGAGCGCTTCTCCCGCCAGCGCTACGCCCGCGAGATTCTCTCCGTGTACCGCGCGCTCCTGAGCGGACAGCCCCTCTCTCGCGCGGGTTGA
- a CDS encoding glycosyltransferase family 4 protein → MRALHVYSGNLYGGIESFLVALARASSLHAEGTTHEYALCFEGRLSTELREAGAAVHLLGSVRVARPWTVWRARRALGALLKTGGYAVVVCHAAWPQAVFGPVARAVGVPLVFYQHDALTGAHWVERWAGVTSPDLVLANSAYSARSLGSVYPRAPHRVRHPLVQAPARVPASSERAALRAELGASDEDVVILQACRMEAWKGHRLLLEALGRLREARGWRLWVAGGAQREEETRYLEGLLAQTRALGLDGRVRFLGQRSDVPRLMRAADVHCQPNTSPEPFGLAFVEALQAGLPVVTTAQGGPLEIVDETCGRLVAPEAGALSSALLRLVVDAEARRKLGAGGPARAAALCAPEVFLRGLDEDLRVAVSGVEA, encoded by the coding sequence ATGCGCGCGCTGCACGTCTACAGCGGCAACCTCTACGGAGGCATCGAGTCCTTCCTCGTCGCGCTGGCGCGAGCGTCCTCGCTTCACGCCGAGGGCACGACGCATGAGTACGCGCTGTGCTTCGAGGGGCGGCTGTCGACGGAGCTGCGCGAGGCGGGCGCCGCGGTCCACCTGTTGGGCAGCGTGCGGGTGGCGCGGCCCTGGACGGTGTGGCGCGCTCGGAGGGCGCTGGGCGCGTTGCTGAAGACCGGTGGATACGCGGTGGTCGTCTGCCACGCGGCGTGGCCGCAGGCCGTGTTCGGCCCCGTGGCGCGCGCGGTCGGTGTGCCGCTGGTCTTCTACCAGCACGATGCCTTGACGGGTGCGCACTGGGTGGAGCGCTGGGCCGGTGTCACCTCGCCGGACCTGGTGCTCGCCAACAGCGCGTACTCCGCGCGCTCACTCGGCAGCGTGTATCCCCGGGCTCCGCATCGGGTGCGCCATCCGTTGGTGCAGGCGCCGGCGCGGGTTCCAGCGTCCTCGGAGCGCGCGGCGCTGCGGGCCGAGCTCGGCGCGAGCGACGAGGACGTGGTCATCCTCCAGGCCTGCCGGATGGAGGCGTGGAAGGGACACCGGCTGCTGCTCGAGGCCCTGGGCCGCCTGCGCGAGGCGCGGGGCTGGCGATTGTGGGTGGCGGGCGGGGCGCAGCGTGAGGAGGAGACGCGCTACCTGGAGGGGCTGCTCGCTCAGACGCGTGCGCTCGGCCTGGACGGGCGGGTGCGCTTCCTGGGGCAGCGCTCGGACGTGCCCCGACTGATGCGCGCGGCGGACGTGCACTGTCAGCCCAACACGTCGCCGGAGCCCTTCGGCCTGGCCTTCGTGGAGGCGCTCCAGGCGGGGCTGCCCGTGGTGACGACGGCGCAGGGTGGGCCGCTGGAAATCGTGGACGAGACGTGCGGTCGGCTCGTCGCGCCCGAGGCCGGCGCGTTGTCCTCCGCGCTCCTTCGACTGGTGGTGGACGCGGAGGCGCGGCGCAAGCTGGGCGCGGGTGGGCCCGCTCGCGCGGCGGCGCTCTGTGCGCCGGAGGTCTTCTTGCGCGGCCTGGACGAGGACCTGCGCGTGGCCGTGTCGGGAGTCGAGGCGTGA
- a CDS encoding glycosyltransferase family 4 protein, whose protein sequence is MQRPRRLVTVSHSYVVTLNRRLANEMARVGGGAWDVTAVAPRFFHGDLRPIHLQADTDEPAKVAGVRAFLSRSLHAFVYGPELREHLRRGVDLVHAWEEPFVLAGLEVALLTPRRVPLVFSTFQNLSKRYPPPFAQTERFVVGRSAGWVAGGQTVKDNLLGRPGYAARPSCIIPMGVDTELFRPDRASGEAVRRKLGWSADGPPVIGYLGRFVPEKGVSLLMRVLEQLRTPWRALLAGGGSMEAELRAWAASHEDRVRILTGVPHEGVPRVLNAMDVLCGPSQTMPRWKEQFGRMLAESFACGVPVLASTSGEIPHTVGDAGRLLPEADDSAWARALSDVLESPELRRELSSRGREWAVRRFSWPVVARAHLDFFEELLERR, encoded by the coding sequence GTGCAGCGGCCTCGCAGACTCGTCACCGTCTCGCACTCGTACGTCGTCACCCTCAACCGGCGCCTCGCCAACGAGATGGCCCGCGTGGGAGGCGGCGCGTGGGACGTCACCGCCGTGGCGCCGCGCTTCTTCCACGGTGACCTGCGCCCCATCCACCTCCAAGCAGACACCGACGAGCCCGCGAAGGTGGCGGGCGTACGAGCCTTCCTCAGCCGCTCACTCCACGCGTTCGTCTACGGCCCGGAGCTGCGCGAGCACCTGCGGCGCGGCGTGGACCTGGTCCATGCCTGGGAGGAGCCCTTCGTCCTGGCGGGGCTCGAGGTGGCGCTGCTCACCCCGCGCCGCGTGCCCCTCGTCTTCAGCACCTTCCAGAACCTCTCCAAGCGCTACCCACCGCCCTTCGCGCAGACGGAGCGCTTCGTCGTCGGGCGCAGCGCCGGCTGGGTCGCGGGCGGTCAGACGGTGAAGGACAACCTGCTCGGTCGACCGGGCTATGCCGCGCGCCCCTCCTGCATCATCCCCATGGGCGTGGACACGGAGCTGTTCCGGCCGGACCGCGCCTCGGGTGAGGCCGTGCGCCGCAAGCTCGGGTGGAGCGCGGACGGTCCTCCCGTCATCGGCTACCTGGGGCGCTTCGTCCCCGAGAAGGGTGTGTCGCTGCTGATGCGCGTGCTGGAGCAGCTCCGCACACCGTGGCGCGCGCTGCTGGCAGGGGGTGGCTCCATGGAGGCGGAGTTGCGCGCCTGGGCCGCGAGCCATGAGGACCGCGTCCGCATCCTCACCGGCGTGCCCCACGAAGGCGTGCCGCGCGTGCTCAACGCCATGGATGTGCTCTGCGGCCCGAGCCAGACGATGCCTCGGTGGAAGGAGCAGTTCGGCCGCATGCTCGCGGAGTCCTTCGCGTGCGGCGTGCCCGTGCTCGCGAGCACCTCCGGCGAAATCCCCCACACCGTGGGCGACGCGGGACGGCTGCTGCCGGAGGCGGATGACAGTGCGTGGGCTCGCGCGCTCTCGGACGTGCTGGAGAGCCCTGAGCTTCGACGCGAGCTGTCCTCACGTGGCCGCGAGTGGGCCGTGCGGCGCTTCTCGTGGCCCGTCGTCGCTCGCGCGCACCTGGACTTCTTCGAGGAGTTGCTCGAGCGGCGCTGA
- a CDS encoding glycosyltransferase family 4 protein: protein MRRPYTLIAGDFVATGGMDRANLALAHWLAKQGGPVRLVAHRMADELLGFPNVRFVKVPKPANSYLLGEPLLAAMGKAWALRTRAEGGRVLANGGNCVVPGANWVHYVHGAYVSEHVGGVLRQVKGRVGHARFVSEERKALWRSNVILANSKRTRADLVAATGVPEARVHVVYYGNDSERFHPVSPEARRAARAELGWPEDRRVALFVGALGDRRKGFDSLFHAWARLHAHGDWGVDLKVVGVGAQREAWEQEARTRGLERRIEFLGFRRDVPKLLSAADLLVSPTRYEAYGLGVHEALCSGLPALVSRSAGVAERYPTELAGLLLDDPDDVDGLVRALESWREHEAAWAPHVAAFSERLRAWTWDDMAAGIVQVMEREG, encoded by the coding sequence ATGCGAAGACCCTACACGCTCATCGCCGGTGATTTCGTCGCCACGGGTGGAATGGACCGCGCCAACCTGGCGCTCGCGCACTGGCTGGCGAAGCAGGGCGGCCCCGTGCGGCTGGTGGCCCACCGCATGGCGGACGAGCTGCTCGGCTTCCCCAACGTGCGCTTCGTGAAGGTGCCCAAGCCCGCGAACTCCTATCTGCTCGGGGAGCCGCTGCTGGCCGCGATGGGCAAGGCGTGGGCGCTGCGCACGCGCGCCGAGGGCGGCCGGGTGCTCGCCAACGGCGGCAACTGCGTCGTGCCCGGCGCCAACTGGGTGCACTACGTGCACGGGGCCTATGTCTCGGAGCACGTCGGCGGCGTGCTGCGCCAGGTGAAGGGCCGCGTGGGGCACGCGCGCTTCGTGAGCGAGGAGCGCAAGGCGCTGTGGCGCTCGAACGTCATCTTGGCGAACTCGAAGCGGACGCGCGCGGACCTGGTGGCGGCCACGGGCGTCCCCGAGGCGCGGGTGCACGTCGTCTATTACGGCAACGACTCGGAGCGCTTCCATCCGGTGTCGCCCGAGGCCCGACGCGCGGCGCGCGCGGAGCTGGGCTGGCCGGAGGACCGGCGCGTGGCGCTCTTCGTGGGCGCGCTGGGAGACCGTCGCAAGGGCTTCGACTCCCTGTTCCACGCGTGGGCGCGGCTGCACGCGCACGGGGACTGGGGCGTGGACCTGAAGGTGGTGGGCGTGGGCGCGCAGCGCGAGGCCTGGGAGCAGGAGGCGCGCACGCGAGGGCTGGAGCGGCGCATCGAGTTCCTCGGCTTCCGACGGGATGTACCCAAGCTGTTGTCCGCGGCGGACCTGCTGGTGTCCCCGACGCGGTACGAGGCCTACGGGCTGGGCGTCCACGAAGCGCTGTGTTCGGGACTGCCCGCGCTGGTGAGTCGCTCGGCGGGCGTGGCCGAGCGTTATCCAACGGAGCTCGCGGGCCTGCTGCTGGACGACCCGGATGACGTGGACGGCCTGGTCCGCGCGCTGGAGTCGTGGCGCGAGCACGAGGCGGCCTGGGCTCCCCACGTGGCGGCCTTCTCGGAGCGGCTCCGCGCGTGGACGTGGGACGACATGGCCGCCGGCATCGTCCAGGTGATGGAGCGCGAGGGCTGA
- a CDS encoding glycosyltransferase family 4 protein translates to MDPREEGWHSMDLVGEALLEELAAHPSEVSAHALRPPIPSVARRVPGVGARNVAFNVDRLLTRFGLYPARALLSRPWFDAFHVVDHSYAQLVHALPASRTGVYCHDLDAFRSIVEPHREQRPAWFRLLARAQLRGLERAAIVFHNSQAVRDELLAHGLVDPARLVWAPLGTSPEYRPEPVPGDQSEQVLAPLGGRPYLLHVGSAIPRKRLDVLFEVFAALRARHPDLRLVQQGGALNASQREQVARLGLRDALVQPPFQPRATLAGLYRHAKAVLITSEAEGFGLPLIEALACGVPVVASDLPVLREVGAETCSYCPIGDIAAWTETVDALLSGKLSPPPLEARLARAARFTWTAHGRTLLDAYQRLLR, encoded by the coding sequence ATGGACCCTCGTGAGGAGGGTTGGCACAGCATGGACCTGGTGGGCGAAGCACTCCTGGAGGAACTCGCTGCACACCCTTCCGAGGTCTCCGCGCATGCGCTTCGTCCGCCCATTCCTTCCGTGGCGCGGCGGGTGCCAGGCGTGGGCGCGCGGAATGTCGCGTTCAATGTCGATCGGCTGCTGACCCGCTTCGGGCTCTACCCGGCCCGGGCGCTGCTCTCGCGGCCCTGGTTCGACGCCTTCCATGTCGTGGACCACAGCTATGCGCAGCTCGTCCACGCACTCCCGGCTTCGCGCACGGGTGTCTATTGTCACGACCTGGATGCGTTCCGCTCCATCGTGGAGCCACACCGTGAGCAGCGGCCCGCGTGGTTCCGACTCCTGGCGCGGGCACAACTCCGTGGGCTCGAGCGCGCTGCCATCGTCTTCCACAACTCACAGGCCGTTCGTGACGAGCTTCTCGCCCACGGACTCGTCGACCCCGCGCGCCTGGTCTGGGCTCCGCTCGGGACCTCGCCCGAGTACAGACCTGAGCCCGTCCCTGGCGACCAGAGCGAACAGGTGCTCGCGCCCCTCGGTGGACGGCCCTATCTGTTGCACGTCGGCAGCGCGATTCCGCGCAAGCGATTGGACGTCCTCTTCGAGGTGTTCGCCGCGCTGCGTGCACGGCATCCGGACCTGCGGCTCGTTCAGCAAGGTGGCGCACTGAATGCGTCGCAGCGAGAGCAGGTCGCGCGGCTGGGGCTCCGCGATGCGCTCGTGCAGCCGCCATTCCAGCCTCGCGCCACGCTCGCGGGCCTGTACCGACATGCCAAGGCCGTGCTCATCACGAGCGAAGCCGAGGGCTTCGGTCTGCCACTCATCGAGGCCCTCGCCTGCGGCGTCCCCGTGGTGGCGAGTGATTTGCCCGTGCTGCGCGAAGTGGGCGCGGAGACCTGCTCCTATTGCCCCATCGGAGACATCGCCGCGTGGACGGAGACCGTCGACGCGCTGCTCTCCGGCAAATTGTCGCCGCCCCCGCTCGAAGCCCGCCTCGCCCGCGCGGCGCGCTTCACGTGGACGGCTCACGGGCGAACCCTCCTCGACGCGTATCAACGCCTCCTGCGCTGA
- a CDS encoding O-antigen ligase family protein, which produces MSAPRPSPRPQLQGPGVLGRRYVRRAPGAPLEVATPQPPRQPSPSSKEAPPAPPRTGLLSSSRLVPLFIGVLVACQLALLVEAIAPLRVLVRILAFGLSLALLVLVPGRGARHPAVPFVVGSLAITTLNFFHPGTVSPMAGVVQLGIQLSIIAPLFWVTRLSIDSRVFRLTLTLLFLFNTASASVGVLQVYFPGRFQPAMSAAVQAQGDSYLRSLEFETASGARVFRPMGLTDMPGGAATGGFYAVLLGSGFLLSSRKGLSRALSVVGIMVGLLCLYLCQVRAIALTLGVCLAAMAGMLVLTGRVARLAKLMAVVGMASVFAFGWAVAVGGDAVQKRWDSLFEAKPEEVYHSNRGRFLEGTFEYFLPEYPLGAGLGRYGMANAYFGDNSDPAQPPLWAEIQWTAWVYDGGIVAVVLYPLALLATMAWVLQMARRRHDSGDEFWLWGSVIFAYNLGALALTFSYPFFMSQVGMEFWLLNAALFGAWTHAKTLHAHRR; this is translated from the coding sequence GTGAGCGCTCCACGGCCGTCCCCTCGGCCTCAGCTCCAGGGGCCTGGCGTGCTCGGGCGCAGGTACGTGCGCCGCGCGCCGGGCGCGCCGCTGGAGGTGGCGACGCCGCAGCCACCGAGGCAGCCGTCGCCGTCGTCGAAGGAGGCACCGCCCGCGCCGCCTCGCACGGGCCTCCTGTCCTCGAGCCGGCTGGTGCCGCTGTTCATCGGCGTGCTCGTCGCGTGTCAACTCGCGCTGCTGGTGGAGGCCATCGCGCCTCTGCGCGTGCTGGTGCGCATCCTGGCGTTCGGGTTGAGCCTGGCGCTGCTGGTGCTCGTCCCCGGGCGCGGGGCGAGGCATCCGGCGGTGCCCTTCGTGGTGGGCTCGCTGGCCATCACCACGCTCAACTTCTTCCACCCGGGCACCGTCAGCCCGATGGCCGGCGTGGTGCAACTGGGCATCCAGTTGTCCATCATCGCGCCGTTGTTCTGGGTGACGCGGCTGTCCATCGACTCGCGCGTCTTCCGGCTCACCCTCACGCTGTTGTTCCTCTTCAACACGGCCAGCGCCTCGGTGGGCGTGCTCCAGGTCTACTTCCCCGGCCGCTTCCAGCCGGCGATGTCGGCCGCGGTGCAGGCGCAGGGCGACTCCTATCTGCGCAGCCTGGAGTTCGAGACCGCCAGCGGCGCGCGCGTCTTCCGGCCCATGGGGCTGACGGACATGCCGGGCGGCGCGGCGACGGGGGGCTTCTATGCGGTGCTGCTCGGCAGCGGCTTCCTCTTGTCCTCACGCAAGGGCCTGTCGCGCGCGCTGAGCGTCGTGGGCATCATGGTGGGGTTGCTCTGTCTCTACCTGTGCCAGGTGCGCGCCATTGCCCTGACGCTGGGCGTCTGTCTGGCGGCGATGGCGGGCATGCTCGTGCTCACCGGCCGCGTGGCGCGGCTGGCGAAGCTGATGGCGGTGGTGGGCATGGCCAGCGTCTTCGCCTTCGGCTGGGCCGTGGCCGTGGGCGGCGACGCGGTGCAGAAGCGCTGGGACAGCCTGTTCGAGGCGAAGCCGGAGGAGGTCTACCACAGCAACCGGGGCCGCTTCCTCGAGGGCACCTTCGAGTACTTCCTGCCGGAGTATCCGCTGGGCGCGGGCCTGGGGCGCTACGGCATGGCCAACGCGTACTTCGGCGACAACTCCGACCCGGCGCAGCCGCCCTTGTGGGCCGAAATCCAGTGGACGGCGTGGGTCTACGACGGCGGCATCGTGGCGGTGGTGCTCTACCCCCTGGCGCTCCTGGCGACCATGGCGTGGGTGCTCCAGATGGCTCGGCGACGCCATGACTCCGGCGATGAGTTCTGGCTGTGGGGAAGCGTCATCTTCGCCTACAACCTGGGCGCGCTGGCCCTGACCTTCAGCTATCCGTTCTTCATGAGCCAGGTGGGCATGGAGTTCTGGTTGCTCAACGCGGCGCTCTTCGGCGCCTGGACGCATGCGAAGACCCTACACGCTCATCGCCGGTGA
- a CDS encoding serine/threonine-protein kinase, producing the protein MTVCPREVFRAGVAAGAGAYRSESRDDTDEATFKRGRETRTELVRPLVAKAPAGDMTWEDSVTRDVLVGTKVGDYLIKRRIGHGGMGIVYEGEHAVIGRRVAVKVIRPEYVDGGRARDLATEARSAAAIRHRGIIDIFGFGTIPDVGQYLVMEYLEGAPLDEVLLQRAPMLEVEVIRILDALLSALGAAHGVGVIHRDLKPGNVFLVREGDGSESVKVLDFGIAKRSEAPYGSTPQTHANALVGTPEYIAPEQACGQQVSPQTDLYAVGVMAFEMLTKRLPFEGESAMGIVLQHVRTPPPPVSRYREVNASLAALVARLLEKEPAARPASAEAVRRELKGILAGFSEGATRLAMAPLQAPPKAKVARKERRARVPERRAPADSDQRTNVEAPTMLLEQTALDHRRVRPRRSRKWWMGGALALVLVVGGWAFLSQARAASVRRESTPVLVSEAPGTGTVVLRVSGPPLMEVLVNGKSHGERYVLELPEGIHRLEVRSRDAGTTYSGSLEIRAGAFIEHHVTL; encoded by the coding sequence GTGACGGTGTGTCCGCGCGAGGTCTTTCGTGCGGGTGTCGCCGCGGGCGCGGGTGCGTATCGCTCCGAATCGCGCGACGACACGGATGAGGCCACGTTCAAGCGAGGCCGGGAGACGCGCACGGAGCTCGTGAGGCCGCTGGTGGCGAAGGCTCCTGCGGGCGACATGACGTGGGAGGACTCCGTCACGCGCGACGTGCTCGTGGGCACGAAGGTGGGCGACTACCTCATCAAGCGCCGCATCGGTCACGGCGGCATGGGCATCGTCTACGAGGGCGAGCACGCCGTCATCGGCCGCAGGGTGGCCGTCAAGGTGATCCGCCCGGAATACGTCGACGGCGGTCGCGCCAGGGACCTGGCCACGGAGGCGCGCTCGGCGGCGGCCATCCGGCATCGCGGCATCATCGACATCTTCGGCTTCGGCACCATCCCCGACGTGGGCCAGTACCTGGTGATGGAGTACCTGGAGGGTGCTCCGCTGGACGAGGTGCTCCTCCAGCGCGCGCCGATGCTCGAGGTGGAGGTCATCCGGATTCTCGACGCGCTGCTGAGCGCGCTGGGCGCGGCGCACGGCGTGGGCGTCATCCACCGCGACCTCAAGCCCGGCAACGTGTTCCTGGTGCGCGAGGGGGATGGCTCGGAGTCGGTGAAGGTGCTCGACTTCGGCATCGCCAAGCGCAGCGAGGCCCCGTACGGGAGCACGCCGCAGACGCACGCCAACGCGTTGGTGGGGACGCCCGAGTACATCGCGCCGGAGCAGGCCTGTGGTCAGCAGGTGAGCCCGCAGACGGACTTGTACGCGGTGGGCGTGATGGCCTTCGAGATGCTGACGAAGCGGCTTCCTTTTGAAGGGGAGTCGGCGATGGGCATCGTGCTGCAGCATGTCCGCACGCCGCCGCCACCCGTGTCGCGCTATCGGGAGGTGAATGCCTCGCTGGCGGCGTTGGTGGCGCGGCTGTTGGAGAAGGAGCCGGCGGCGCGGCCCGCGTCAGCGGAGGCGGTGCGTCGGGAGTTGAAGGGCATCCTCGCGGGCTTCTCGGAGGGGGCCACGCGGTTGGCCATGGCGCCGTTGCAGGCGCCCCCCAAGGCGAAGGTGGCGCGCAAGGAACGACGGGCGAGAGTGCCAGAGCGTCGCGCTCCAGCGGATTCGGACCAGCGGACGAACGTGGAAGCGCCCACGATGTTGCTGGAGCAGACGGCGTTGGACCACCGCAGGGTGCGTCCTCGGCGCTCGCGCAAGTGGTGGATGGGCGGCGCGCTGGCGTTGGTGCTGGTGGTCGGAGGCTGGGCGTTCCTGTCACAGGCGCGAGCGGCCTCTGTTCGCCGTGAGTCGACTCCGGTGCTGGTGAGTGAGGCGCCGGGGACGGGCACCGTGGTGCTCAGGGTGAGCGGGCCGCCCCTGATGGAAGTGCTCGTGAACGGGAAGAGCCACGGGGAGCGCTACGTGCTCGAGTTGCCCGAGGGCATCCATCGGCTGGAGGTGCGGAGCCGGGATGCCGGGACGACGTACAGCGGCTCCCTGGAGATTCGCGCGGGTGCGTTCATCGAGCACCACGTCACGCTGTGA